The proteins below come from a single Takifugu flavidus isolate HTHZ2018 chromosome 6, ASM371156v2, whole genome shotgun sequence genomic window:
- the clgn gene encoding calmegin isoform X1, with translation MKVDRGWIWRVLLLTSLVATAIRAQDEESDVQVSDADELSLNEEELKVLVAEEEEEVDVSGKDGGDENVSFQVIYKTPVPTGDVYFVETFDDGSLERWQLSKTVKGDADEEISKYDGKWAVEQLKENRVPGDQGLVLKSRAKHHAIAAMLARPFVFKDEPLVVQYEVNFQDGIDCGGAYIKLLSDTGSLTLEQFQDRTPYTIMFGPDKCGEDYKLHFIFRHQNPLNKDWEEKHAKRPDVDLKKFYTDRKTHLYTLGASHSPPPPICCRRLHVFTTHAFSRSVLNPDNSYEMFIDQSSVSHGSLLHDVVPPVNPLKEIDDPADSKPQDWDERAKIPDPEAVKPDDWDEDAPAKIEDPDAVKPEGWLDEESDFIPDPNAEKPEDWDEEMDGEWEAPQIPNPACETAPGCGKWKRPMINNLEYKGKWKAPLVDNPNYQGAWKPRKISNPDYFEDLQPFKMTPIKALGLELWSMTSDIYFDNFIITSQKEVADRWASDSWGLKKLVASANEPGIFAQLMTAAEERPWLWIIYLLTVGLPVGLLVLFCWPKKADDGYAYKKTDLPQANVEEEEEEEEEEEGAANKEDKEAEATEATAAAEAAEEDEDIEDDAEDLMDEEEEEEEGEEEKEEEESTAQQPLDHEGEEEEEEEATQESPKQTTRKRRARKD, from the exons ATGAAGGTGGATAGAGGCTGGATATGGCGcgtccttctcctcacctccctggTTGCCACAGCAATTAGGGCTCAGGACGAGGAGTCGGACGTCCAAGTTTCAGACGCCGATGAGCTGAGCTTGAATGAAGAGGAGTTGAAGGTTCTggtggcagaggaggaagaggaggtggacgTGAGTGGGAAGGATGGTGGAGATGAGAATGTCTCTTTCCAG GTAATATATAAGACTCCTGTCCCCACTGGAGATGTCTACTTTGTGGAGACATTTGACGACGGATCCCTGGAAAG ATGGCAGCTGTCAAAAACTGTCAAGGGCGACGCCGATGAAGAAATCTCCAAATACGATG GGAAGTGGGccgtggagcagctgaaggagaacaGGGTTCCTGGAGACCAGGGTCTGGTGCTGAAATCTCGTGCGAAACACCACGCTATCGCCGCTATGCTAGCCAGACCTTTTGTCTTCAAAGACGAGCCTCTGGTTGTTCA GTATGAGGTGAATTTCCAAGATGGTATCGACTGTGGCGGAGCGTACATCAAACTGCTTTCAGACACCGGCAGTCTCACTCTG GAGCAGTTTCAGGACCGTACGCCGTACACTATCATGTTCGGACCGGACAAGTGTGGCGAGGACTACAAGCTGCACTTCATCTTCCGCCACCAGAACCCTCTGAACAAAGACTGGGAAGAGAAACACGCCAAGAGGCCTGATGTGGATCTCAAGAAGTTCTACACAGACCGGAAGACACACCTCTACACTCTGGGTgcgtcacactccccccccccccccatttgctGCCGTCGTCTGCACGTTTTTACAACGCACGCGTTCTCTCGGTCAGTCCTGAACCCAGACAACAGCTATGAGATGTTCATCGACCAGTCCAGCGTCAGCCACGGCAGCCTCCTGCACGACGTGGTGCCTCCGGTAAACCCCCTCAAAGAGATCGACGATCCCGCCGACTCCAAGCCTCAGGACTGGGACGAGAGGGCCAAGATTCCCGACCCGGAGGCTGTGAAGCCTGACGACTG GGATGAAGATGCTCCGGCAAAAATCGAAGACCCCGACGCCGTCAAGCCCGAAGGCTGGCTGGACGAGGAATCGGACTTCATCCCCGACCCAAATGCTGAGAAGCCGGAGGACTG GGACGAGGAGATGGACGGAGAGTGGGAAGCCCCTCAGATTCCCAACCCGGCCTGCGAGACTGCGCCCGGTTGTGGCAAATGGAAGCGCCCCATGATCAACAATCTGGAGTACAAGGGCAAGTGGAAAGCCCCTCTGGTAGACAACCCCAACTATCAG GGAGCCTGGAAGCCGCGCAAGATCAGCAACCCGGACTATTTCGAAGACCTGCAGCCATTTAAGATGACTCCCATCAAAGCCCTGGGCCTGGAGCTGTGGTCCATGACCTCAGACATTTACTTTGACAACTTCATCATCACCTCTCAGAAGGAGGTGGCCGACCGCTGGGCCTCGGACAGCTGGGGGCTGAAGAAGCTGGTGGCCAGCGCCAACGAG CCGGGGATTTTTGCTCAGCTGATGACGGCAGCAGAGGAGCGGCCCTGGCTCTGGATCATCTACCTGCTGACGGTGGGGCTGCCCGTCGGCCTGCTGGTGCTCTTCTGCTGGCCAAAG AAAGCAGATGATGGCTACGCATATAAGAAAACGGACCTTCCACAGGCTaatgtggaagaggaggaagaggaggaggaggaagaggagggtgcaGCCAATAAAGAAGACAAAGAGGCcgaggctaccgaggctacagcGGCTGCTG aagccgctgaggaggatgaagatatCGAAGATGATGCAGAGGATCtgatggatgaggaggaggaggaggaggagggagaagagga
- the LOC130527318 gene encoding high affinity choline transporter 1-like produces the protein MALNVPGLIVMAGFYLVVLGTGIWASMRSRKEEKKCTGDGMEITLLAGRKINLLVGIFTLTATWVGGGFILGIAEATYNPTLGAVWALMPVPYIVTFFLGGFFFAKPMRENNYVTMMDPFQKKYGNVMSTVLIFPTLVADVLWVARTLVSLGGTMRVILDLSYIYSILISAVVAIIYTLLGGLYSVAYTDVIQLILIFISLWVCVPFLLTNPHSLDISLTAYNQTFQAPWVGTVELDEAGKWFDDFMLLALGGLAYQAFYQRILSASSYTQAQVTCFASSAFCLVLGVPSILVGAVAASTDWNSTSYGLPTPYERDQAGAILPIALQYLVPSYVSIIGIGAVAAAVMSSMDSALLSSASLFSSNIYKNIFRKQASDREMQWVIRISVVAVGLAGTGLTFLDSSVLVFWLVGVDMSYTIMFPQLVCILFSKVSNSYGAAVGLMMGIVLRVLSGEPLLGLPPVIQYPGCRLNKEGKMTQYFPFRTAIMVVSMLSILLVSWLMSLIFNKGLLPERWDTFKLKHRPTSPARTSEPKVDNSEDKQMLSTTTL, from the exons ATGGCTCTGAACGTGCCGGGCCTGATCGTGATGGCTGGGTTCTATCTGGTCGTCCTGGGCACGGGGATCTGGGCCTCCATGCGCtccaggaaggaagagaagaagtgCACGGGCGATGGCATGGAGATAACGCTGCTGGCCGGACGCAAGATTAACCTGCTGGTTGGCATCTTCACCCTGACTG CAACGTGGGTGGGCGGAGGCTTCATCCTGGGCATCGCCGAGGCAACGTATAACCCAACTCTGGGGGCAGTCTGGGCTCTCATGCCGGTCCCTTATATTGTGACCTTCTTCTTAG GTGGGTTTTTCTTCGCCAAACCTATGAGAGAGAACAATTACGTGACCATGATGGACCCTTTCCAGAAGAAGTATGGGAACGTTATGAGCACCGTGCTGATCTTCCCAACCCTGGTGGCGGATGTCCTGTGGGTGGCACGCACACTGGTCAGTCTGG GTGGAACCATGAGGGTCATCCTGGATCTGTCCTACATCTACTCCATCCTCATCTCCGCAGTAGTGGCCATCATCTACACACTCCTGGGGGGCCTTTACTCTGTGGCTTACACAGACGTCATCCagctcatcctcatcttcatcagtcTG TGGGTGTGTGTCCCTTTCCTGCTGACCAACCCTCACTCTTTGGACATCTCGCTGACGGCCTACAACCAGACCTTCCAGGCTCCCTGGGTCGGCACGGTGGAGCTGGATGAGGCCGGCAAATGGTTTGATGACTTCATGCTGCTG GCTCTGGGGGGCCTGGCCTACCAGGCATTCTACCAGAGAATTCTGTCAGCCTCATCCTACACCCAGGCTCAGGTGACCTGCTTTGCCTCATCAGCCTTTTGCCTGGTGCTGGGTGTCCCGTCCATCCTCGTGGGCGCCGTGGCTGCTTCTACTG ACTGGAACTCCACCAGCTACGGATTGCCGACCCCATACGAGCGGGACCAGGCGGGGGCCATCCTCCCCATTGCTCTGCAGTACCTCGTGCCCTCTTACGTCTCCATCATTGGCATCGGAGCGGTGGCGGCCGCTGTCATGTCCTCCATGGACTcggctctgctctcctctgcatcGCTGTTCTCCTCAAATATCTACAAGAACATTTTCAGGAAGCAG GCATCGGACCGTGAGATGCAGTGGGTGATCCGTATCTCCGTGGTGGCTGTGGGTCTGGCCGGCACTGGTCTCACCTTTCTGGACAGCAGCGTCCTGGTCTTCTGGCTTGTGGGCGTGGACATGTCCTACACCATCATGTTCCCTCAGCTGGTCTGCATCCTCTTTTCCAAGGTGTCCAACAGCTACGGAGCTGCTGTGGGCTTGATGATGGGAATCGTGCTGAGGGTGCTGAGCGGCGAGCCGCTCCTCGGCCTCCCGCCCGTCATCCAGTACCCTGGTTGTCGGCTCAACAAAGAGGGGAAGATGACCCAATACTTCCCCTTCCGTACTGCCATCATGGTTGTCTCCATGCTGTCCATTCTTCTGGTCTCATGGCTGATGTCCCTCATTTTCAACAAGGGTCTGCTGCCCGAGAGATGGGACACGTTCAAGCTCAAGCACAGGCCGACGTCTCCCGCCCGCACGTCTGAGCCCAAGGTCGATAACTCTGAGGACAAACAGATGCTGAGCACCACGACTTTGTGA
- the clgn gene encoding calmegin isoform X2, with protein MKVDRGWIWRVLLLTSLVATAIRAQDEESDVQVSDADELSLNEEELKVLVAEEEEEVDVSGKDGGDENVSFQVIYKTPVPTGDVYFVETFDDGSLERWQLSKTVKGDADEEISKYDGKWAVEQLKENRVPGDQGLVLKSRAKHHAIAAMLARPFVFKDEPLVVQYEVNFQDGIDCGGAYIKLLSDTGSLTLEQFQDRTPYTIMFGPDKCGEDYKLHFIFRHQNPLNKDWEEKHAKRPDVDLKKFYTDRKTHLYTLVLNPDNSYEMFIDQSSVSHGSLLHDVVPPVNPLKEIDDPADSKPQDWDERAKIPDPEAVKPDDWDEDAPAKIEDPDAVKPEGWLDEESDFIPDPNAEKPEDWDEEMDGEWEAPQIPNPACETAPGCGKWKRPMINNLEYKGKWKAPLVDNPNYQGAWKPRKISNPDYFEDLQPFKMTPIKALGLELWSMTSDIYFDNFIITSQKEVADRWASDSWGLKKLVASANEPGIFAQLMTAAEERPWLWIIYLLTVGLPVGLLVLFCWPKKADDGYAYKKTDLPQANVEEEEEEEEEEEGAANKEDKEAEATEATAAAEAAEEDEDIEDDAEDLMDEEEEEEEGEEEKEEEESTAQQPLDHEGEEEEEEEATQESPKQTTRKRRARKD; from the exons ATGAAGGTGGATAGAGGCTGGATATGGCGcgtccttctcctcacctccctggTTGCCACAGCAATTAGGGCTCAGGACGAGGAGTCGGACGTCCAAGTTTCAGACGCCGATGAGCTGAGCTTGAATGAAGAGGAGTTGAAGGTTCTggtggcagaggaggaagaggaggtggacgTGAGTGGGAAGGATGGTGGAGATGAGAATGTCTCTTTCCAG GTAATATATAAGACTCCTGTCCCCACTGGAGATGTCTACTTTGTGGAGACATTTGACGACGGATCCCTGGAAAG ATGGCAGCTGTCAAAAACTGTCAAGGGCGACGCCGATGAAGAAATCTCCAAATACGATG GGAAGTGGGccgtggagcagctgaaggagaacaGGGTTCCTGGAGACCAGGGTCTGGTGCTGAAATCTCGTGCGAAACACCACGCTATCGCCGCTATGCTAGCCAGACCTTTTGTCTTCAAAGACGAGCCTCTGGTTGTTCA GTATGAGGTGAATTTCCAAGATGGTATCGACTGTGGCGGAGCGTACATCAAACTGCTTTCAGACACCGGCAGTCTCACTCTG GAGCAGTTTCAGGACCGTACGCCGTACACTATCATGTTCGGACCGGACAAGTGTGGCGAGGACTACAAGCTGCACTTCATCTTCCGCCACCAGAACCCTCTGAACAAAGACTGGGAAGAGAAACACGCCAAGAGGCCTGATGTGGATCTCAAGAAGTTCTACACAGACCGGAAGACACACCTCTACACTCTGG TCCTGAACCCAGACAACAGCTATGAGATGTTCATCGACCAGTCCAGCGTCAGCCACGGCAGCCTCCTGCACGACGTGGTGCCTCCGGTAAACCCCCTCAAAGAGATCGACGATCCCGCCGACTCCAAGCCTCAGGACTGGGACGAGAGGGCCAAGATTCCCGACCCGGAGGCTGTGAAGCCTGACGACTG GGATGAAGATGCTCCGGCAAAAATCGAAGACCCCGACGCCGTCAAGCCCGAAGGCTGGCTGGACGAGGAATCGGACTTCATCCCCGACCCAAATGCTGAGAAGCCGGAGGACTG GGACGAGGAGATGGACGGAGAGTGGGAAGCCCCTCAGATTCCCAACCCGGCCTGCGAGACTGCGCCCGGTTGTGGCAAATGGAAGCGCCCCATGATCAACAATCTGGAGTACAAGGGCAAGTGGAAAGCCCCTCTGGTAGACAACCCCAACTATCAG GGAGCCTGGAAGCCGCGCAAGATCAGCAACCCGGACTATTTCGAAGACCTGCAGCCATTTAAGATGACTCCCATCAAAGCCCTGGGCCTGGAGCTGTGGTCCATGACCTCAGACATTTACTTTGACAACTTCATCATCACCTCTCAGAAGGAGGTGGCCGACCGCTGGGCCTCGGACAGCTGGGGGCTGAAGAAGCTGGTGGCCAGCGCCAACGAG CCGGGGATTTTTGCTCAGCTGATGACGGCAGCAGAGGAGCGGCCCTGGCTCTGGATCATCTACCTGCTGACGGTGGGGCTGCCCGTCGGCCTGCTGGTGCTCTTCTGCTGGCCAAAG AAAGCAGATGATGGCTACGCATATAAGAAAACGGACCTTCCACAGGCTaatgtggaagaggaggaagaggaggaggaggaagaggagggtgcaGCCAATAAAGAAGACAAAGAGGCcgaggctaccgaggctacagcGGCTGCTG aagccgctgaggaggatgaagatatCGAAGATGATGCAGAGGATCtgatggatgaggaggaggaggaggaggagggagaagagga
- the exosc9 gene encoding exosome complex component RRP45 isoform X1 — translation MKDTPLSNSERDFLLKAIAEKKRLDGRQTYDYRRIKVSFGADYGCCFVELGETRVMAQVSCELVAPKESRPNEGILFFNIELSPMASPAFEAGRQSELSVKLNRQLERCLRNSKCIDTESLCVVSGEKVWQIRVDVHLLNHDGNLMDAASIAAITALSHFRRPDVSSVGEEITVFSHEERDPIPLCIYHMPISVSFSFFQQGTYLLVDPCEREERVMDGLLMIAMNKHREICSIQSSGGIMLLKEQVMRCSKIASVKVSEINELISKALENDKRARKAGERCGYAASLPRGRITALKMDETLVDMTTVMDTAKEIIQEAAVPSEPSSAKHTRAASPVVPAPGVGQVGLGLENSWGLEEDVDEEDEGKGEEEPQMEEQHHERKPRRGVDVVEISDSEEEEVVILHP, via the exons ATGAAGGACACCCCGCTGTCGAACAGTGAACGAGACTTTCTGCTTAAAGCGATCGCGGAGAAAAAG CGCCTGGATGGAAGGCAGACCTACGACTACAGGAGGATCAAGGTCTCGTTTGGGGCTGACTAcggctgctgctttgttgagCTTGGAGAAACAAG GGTCATGGCCCAGGTGTCATGTGAGCTGGTCGCGCCTAAAGAGAGTCGACCGAACGAAGGCATCCTGTTCTTCAACATCGAGTTGTCGCCCATGGCCTCACCAGCTTTTGAAGCGGGCAG ACAGTCTGAGTTGTCAGTGAAACTCAACAGACAGCTGGAGCGATGCCTGAGGAACTCCAAGTGCATCGACACCGagtctctgtgtgtggtgtctggagaaaag GTGTGGCAGATCAGGGTGGACGTTCACCTGCTGAACCACGATGGGAACCTGATGGACGCCGCCAGCATCGCCGCCATCACAGCGCTGAGCCATTTCCGCCGCCCAGACGTCAGCAGCGTGGGAGAAGAGATCACAGTG TTCAGTCATGAGGAGAGAGACCCCATCCCTCTGTGCATTTACCACATGCCCATCAGTGTCAGCTTCTCTTTCTTCCAACAAGG CACCTACCTGCTGGTGGACCCCTGTGAGCGGGAGGAACGGGTGATGGATGGTCTCCTCATGATTGCCATGAACAAGCACAGAGAAATCTGCTCCATCCAGTCCAGTGGGGGAATCATGCTCCTGAAAGAGCAG GTTATGAGATGCAGTAAAATAGCGAGTGTCAAAGTGTCTGAAATCAACGAACTCATCAGCAAGGCTCTAGAGAATGACAAAAGAGCAAG GAAAGCAGGTGAAAGGTGCGGTTATGCAGCGTCATTGCCTCGGGGGCGAATCACAGCGCTGAAAATGGACGAGACCTTGGTGGACATGACGACTGTGATGGACACGGCCAAGGAAATCATTCAGGAAGCAGCGGTCCCCAGTGAACCGTCCTCAGCCAAACACACCAGGGCAGCGTCACCTGTGGTGCCTGCCCCAGGTGTGGGCCAGGTTGGCCTGGGGCTGGAGAACAGCTGGGGCCTGGAGGAGGATGTggacgaggaggatgaaggcAAGGGTGAGGAAGAACCACAGATGGAAGAGCAGCACCATGAGAGAAAACCCAGGCGTGGAG taGATGTGGTTGAGATATCTgacagtgaagaggaggaagtggtcATTCTTCATCCCTGA
- the exosc9 gene encoding exosome complex component RRP45 isoform X2, whose amino-acid sequence MKDTPLSNSERDFLLKAIAEKKRLDGRQTYDYRRIKVSFGADYGCCFVELGETRVMAQVSCELVAPKESRPNEGILFFNIELSPMASPAFEAGRQSELSVKLNRQLERCLRNSKCIDTESLCVVSGEKVWQIRVDVHLLNHDGNLMDAASIAAITALSHFRRPDVSSVGEEITVFSHEERDPIPLCIYHMPISVSFSFFQQGTYLLVDPCEREERVMDGLLMIAMNKHREICSIQSSGGIMLLKEQVMRCSKIASVKVSEINELISKALENDKRARKAGERCGYAASLPRGRITALKMDETLVDMTTVMDTAKEIIQEAAVPSEPSSAKHTRAASPVVPAPGVGQVGLGLENSWGLEEDVDEEDEGKGEEEPQMEEQHHERKPRRGDVVEISDSEEEEVVILHP is encoded by the exons ATGAAGGACACCCCGCTGTCGAACAGTGAACGAGACTTTCTGCTTAAAGCGATCGCGGAGAAAAAG CGCCTGGATGGAAGGCAGACCTACGACTACAGGAGGATCAAGGTCTCGTTTGGGGCTGACTAcggctgctgctttgttgagCTTGGAGAAACAAG GGTCATGGCCCAGGTGTCATGTGAGCTGGTCGCGCCTAAAGAGAGTCGACCGAACGAAGGCATCCTGTTCTTCAACATCGAGTTGTCGCCCATGGCCTCACCAGCTTTTGAAGCGGGCAG ACAGTCTGAGTTGTCAGTGAAACTCAACAGACAGCTGGAGCGATGCCTGAGGAACTCCAAGTGCATCGACACCGagtctctgtgtgtggtgtctggagaaaag GTGTGGCAGATCAGGGTGGACGTTCACCTGCTGAACCACGATGGGAACCTGATGGACGCCGCCAGCATCGCCGCCATCACAGCGCTGAGCCATTTCCGCCGCCCAGACGTCAGCAGCGTGGGAGAAGAGATCACAGTG TTCAGTCATGAGGAGAGAGACCCCATCCCTCTGTGCATTTACCACATGCCCATCAGTGTCAGCTTCTCTTTCTTCCAACAAGG CACCTACCTGCTGGTGGACCCCTGTGAGCGGGAGGAACGGGTGATGGATGGTCTCCTCATGATTGCCATGAACAAGCACAGAGAAATCTGCTCCATCCAGTCCAGTGGGGGAATCATGCTCCTGAAAGAGCAG GTTATGAGATGCAGTAAAATAGCGAGTGTCAAAGTGTCTGAAATCAACGAACTCATCAGCAAGGCTCTAGAGAATGACAAAAGAGCAAG GAAAGCAGGTGAAAGGTGCGGTTATGCAGCGTCATTGCCTCGGGGGCGAATCACAGCGCTGAAAATGGACGAGACCTTGGTGGACATGACGACTGTGATGGACACGGCCAAGGAAATCATTCAGGAAGCAGCGGTCCCCAGTGAACCGTCCTCAGCCAAACACACCAGGGCAGCGTCACCTGTGGTGCCTGCCCCAGGTGTGGGCCAGGTTGGCCTGGGGCTGGAGAACAGCTGGGGCCTGGAGGAGGATGTggacgaggaggatgaaggcAAGGGTGAGGAAGAACCACAGATGGAAGAGCAGCACCATGAGAGAAAACCCAGGCGTGGAG ATGTGGTTGAGATATCTgacagtgaagaggaggaagtggtcATTCTTCATCCCTGA
- the LOC130527315 gene encoding high-affinity choline transporter 1-like, giving the protein MALNVPGVVAVVVFYILILGTGIWAARKSRKAERKSHGNQAEVVLLGDRSISLLVGIFTMTATWVGGGFILGVAEAVYTPKLGLLWALMPLQYSMAFIFGGLFFAKPMRERMYVTMMDPFQIKYGNLLSGALVLPSIMMDVLWVAATLLGLGATVSVILDLPFAYCVWISSAVAIVYTLLGGLYSVAYTDVIQLALTFFSLWLCVPFLLTSPFSVSILETAFNGTFQEPWVGTLELDDVWKWMDDFLMLGLGSVSFQCFHQRTLSASSSRTAQLTCFAAAFVVVILGIPPVLVGAVAASTDWNQTLYGSPSPAARGQNTFILPLTLQYVTPWFLSIVGIGAISAAVMSSADSALLSATSVFSSNIYKNILRKQASDWEMQWVIRVSVVVVGVLGTSITFYTNSTLLLWILGADISYTLIFPHLVAVLFFQVTNGYGAFVGYVIGLILRILLGENTIGLPVVLQLPGCTLQDGVHVQKAPVRTFSMLSTLLSILLFSWLTSLMFNHGLLPERWDTFNVIRGSPRSDVVPRSNVVPRSDDVPRSDVAHRSREAGGESERGLVLQPMLRT; this is encoded by the exons ATGGCGCTCAACGTCCCCGGCGTGGTCGCAGTGGTTGTCTTCTACATCCTGATCCTGGGAACGGGAATCTGGGCGGCACGGAAGTCCAGGAAGGCTGAGAGGAAGAGCCACGGAAATCAGGCCGAGGTGGTGCTCCTGGGAGACAGAAGCATTAGCTTACTCGTTGGGATATTCACCATGACTG CCACCTGGGTCGGTGGCGGGTTCATCCTGGGGGTGGCCGAGGCCGTCTACACTCCCAAGCTGGGCTTATTATGGGCCCTGATGCCGCTCCAGTACTCCATGGCCTTCATATTTG GTGGGCTTTTCTTTGCCAAACCAATGAGGGAGCGGATGTACGTCACCATGATGGACCCCTTCCAGATCAAGTACGGGAACCTGCTGAGCGGCGCCCTGGTGCTCCCCTCCATCATGATGGACGTCCTATGGGTGGCCGCCACCCTGCTGGGCTTAG GAGCCACTGTCAGCGTCATCCTGGACCTGCCCTTCGCCTACTGCGTCTGGATCTCATCGGCCGTGGCCATCGTCTACACGCTGTTGGGGGGCCTCTACTCGGTGGCCTACACCGACGTCATCCAGCTCGCGCTCACCTTCTTCAGCTTG TGGTTGTGCGTCCCGTTCCTGCTGACCAGCCCGTTCTCCGTCAGCATCCTGGAGACAGCGTTCAACGGCACCTTCCAGGAGCCCTGGGTGGGAACGCTGGAGCTGGACGACGTCTGGAAGTGGATGGATGACTTCCTGATGCTG ggTCTCGGGAGTGTCTCCTTCCAGTGCTTCCACCAGAGGACGCTGTCTGCTTCCTCATCTCGGACCGCCCAGCTGACCTGCTTCGCCGCTGCCTTTGTGGTGGTTATTCTTGGGATTCCTCCGGTTTTGGTCGGGGCCGTCGCGGCTTCCACAG ACTGGAACCAGACGCTGTACGGATCTCCGTCTCCCGCCGCCCGGGGGCAGAACACCTTCATTCTGCCCCTCACCCTGCAGTACGTCACCCCCTGGTTCTTGTCCATCGTTGGGATCGGAGCCATTTCCGCCGCCGTCATGTCGTCCGCGGACTCCGCTCTCCTGTCGGCCACTTCGGTTTTCTCCTCGAACATCTACAAGAACATTCTCCGTAAGCAG GCGTCCGACTGGGAAATGCAGTGGGTGATTCGCGtgtctgtggtggtggtgggggtgctgGGCACGTCCATCACCTTCTACACCAACAGCACCTTGCTCCTCTGGATCCTGGGCGCCGACATCTCCTACACCCTCATCTTCCCTCACCTGGTCGCCGTGCTCTTCTTCCAAGTCACTAACGGTTACGGCGCTTTCGTGGGATACGTCATCGGGCTGATTCTGAGGATTCTGTTGGGTGAGAACACCATAGGTCTTCCTGTCGTTCTTCAGCTCCCTGGGTGCACGCTGCAAGacggcgtgcacgtgcagaAGGCCCCCGTGAGGACGTTCTCCATGCTGTCCACCTTGCTCAGCATCCTGCTCTTCTCCTGGCTGACTTCCCTCATGTTCAACCACGGACTTCTACCGGAGAGGTGGGACACTTTCAACGTCATACGGGGATCTCCGAGGAGCGACGTCGTTCCGAGGAGCAACGTCGTTCCAAGGAGCGACGACGTTCCGAGGAGCGACGTCGCCCATCGGAGCAGGGAGGCTGGAGGTGAATCCGAGCGGGGACTCGTTTTACAACCAATGCTGAGGACTTGA